The proteins below are encoded in one region of Thioalkalivibrio sp. K90mix:
- a CDS encoding radical SAM protein, which produces MSASAEEMVAPINFYRPDYHIKTPDMRSPEYVQMSTAAAITLGLVPGTMHRTACTHCLNLLVTYPEGCRANCSYCGLARHREESRDYADRNFIRVDWPTAKYDEVIERVKNHADGGQFERMCISMITHPNSDADTVELLERWVAEVNHIPVSILSNPTTMSYEDLQLLRDKGADIFTVALDAVTPEIFERTRGKSVESPHSWDKYWQAIEWAAEIFGPEKFGAHLICGMGETEEEILQVCQRIRDLGGHNHMFAFFPEEGSLMEDWNPVPRDQWRRVQLGRFVIDYAGGRIDDMKFNADGQVVDFGLPQSEVDELIASGKPFQTSGCPGKSDEEVSACNRPYGDSSPTDILSFPFALNSTDVGFVQRQMAGEDVGTFDFDADEAEDEKSA; this is translated from the coding sequence ATGAGTGCAAGTGCAGAGGAGATGGTCGCGCCGATCAACTTTTATCGGCCCGACTATCACATCAAGACCCCGGACATGCGTTCGCCGGAGTACGTGCAGATGTCCACGGCGGCCGCGATCACGCTGGGCCTGGTGCCGGGCACCATGCACCGTACCGCCTGCACCCACTGCCTGAACCTGCTGGTCACGTATCCGGAAGGCTGTCGCGCGAACTGCTCCTACTGCGGCCTGGCGCGCCACCGCGAGGAGTCGCGTGACTACGCCGACCGCAACTTCATCCGCGTCGACTGGCCGACCGCCAAGTACGACGAGGTGATCGAGCGCGTCAAGAACCACGCCGACGGCGGCCAGTTCGAGCGCATGTGCATCTCCATGATCACGCACCCGAACTCCGACGCCGATACCGTCGAGCTACTGGAGCGCTGGGTCGCCGAGGTCAACCACATCCCGGTGTCGATCCTGTCCAACCCGACTACCATGAGCTATGAAGATCTCCAGCTCCTGCGCGACAAGGGCGCGGACATCTTCACCGTCGCGCTGGACGCGGTGACCCCGGAGATCTTCGAGCGCACACGTGGCAAGTCCGTCGAAAGCCCGCATAGCTGGGACAAGTACTGGCAGGCCATCGAATGGGCCGCCGAAATATTTGGCCCGGAGAAGTTCGGTGCCCACCTGATCTGCGGCATGGGCGAGACCGAGGAAGAGATCCTGCAGGTCTGCCAGCGCATCCGCGACCTGGGCGGGCACAACCACATGTTTGCCTTCTTCCCGGAAGAGGGCTCGCTGATGGAAGACTGGAACCCGGTCCCGCGCGACCAGTGGCGCCGTGTGCAGCTGGGCCGCTTCGTGATCGACTACGCCGGTGGCCGCATCGACGACATGAAGTTCAACGCCGACGGCCAGGTGGTGGACTTCGGTCTGCCGCAGTCCGAGGTCGACGAGCTGATCGCTTCAGGCAAACCGTTCCAGACCTCCGGCTGCCCCGGCAAGTCGGACGAGGAAGTATCGGCCTGTAACCGCCCCTACGGCGACTCCAGCCCGACGGACATCCTTTCCTTCCCGTTCGCCCTCAACTCGACGGACGTCGGGTTCGTCCAGCGGCAAATGGCCGGGGAGGATGTCGGCACCTTCGACTTTGACGCCGACGAGGCTGAGGACGAGAAGTCCGCATAA
- a CDS encoding OmpP1/FadL family transporter: MEARIIRRSLVTVAVGLAMGSAGVANATNGYFAHGYGTKAKGMGGVGMAISQDAYAPGINPAGIAGMESRIDGSLTYFRPERSFEAGMPSNPAAVVAGAPAVNPGSVDSDSENFFIPSLAFVQQIDENRSWGLALLGNGGMNTDYPAYGREQCAMMGQGNQGGAFCGGTAGVNLEQLAIIPTYAQKFADGRVSVGFSPIISYQRFSAEGLDAFDNEMMSADPGNVTSGRTDSSWGYGAQIGFQAELAEGARVGASYRSKIRAGDFDRYSGLFANGGEFDIPSTYGLGFSVDVSPRVTLSADYQKIRYSEIDAIANPSTNQAQFGADGGPGFGWDDVNIFKFGAQIDGGNGWTWRVGYNRGENPISSEDVMLNILAPAVMTDHFTAGFTREFGQHEINFAAMYAPTQRVRGQDITGMAGQDIEIEMRQYELEIGYAYRF; the protein is encoded by the coding sequence ATGGAAGCACGCATCATTCGCCGCAGTCTGGTGACGGTCGCGGTCGGCCTTGCAATGGGCAGCGCCGGCGTCGCCAATGCCACCAACGGCTATTTCGCGCACGGCTATGGCACCAAGGCCAAGGGCATGGGTGGGGTCGGCATGGCCATCTCCCAGGACGCCTACGCGCCCGGAATCAACCCCGCCGGTATCGCCGGCATGGAATCCCGCATTGATGGCTCGCTCACCTACTTCCGCCCGGAACGATCATTCGAGGCCGGCATGCCCAGCAACCCGGCCGCGGTTGTAGCGGGTGCCCCAGCTGTGAATCCAGGTAGCGTGGATAGTGACAGTGAGAACTTCTTTATCCCTTCTCTGGCATTCGTCCAGCAGATCGATGAAAACCGTTCCTGGGGGCTCGCATTGCTTGGGAACGGGGGCATGAATACGGATTACCCGGCTTACGGTCGCGAGCAATGCGCAATGATGGGCCAAGGGAACCAGGGTGGAGCCTTTTGTGGCGGCACTGCCGGCGTGAACCTCGAGCAGCTTGCTATCATTCCCACCTATGCCCAGAAGTTCGCCGATGGTCGCGTGAGCGTTGGGTTCAGCCCGATTATCAGCTATCAGCGTTTTAGCGCCGAGGGCCTGGATGCGTTCGATAACGAAATGATGTCCGCAGATCCCGGTAACGTTACCAGCGGTCGTACTGATTCGAGCTGGGGATACGGGGCCCAGATTGGCTTTCAGGCCGAGCTAGCGGAAGGGGCGCGCGTGGGTGCGAGTTATCGTTCGAAGATCCGTGCCGGTGACTTCGATCGTTACTCGGGTTTGTTCGCCAACGGAGGTGAGTTCGATATCCCATCGACCTATGGCCTCGGCTTCTCGGTGGATGTTAGTCCCCGTGTGACACTCTCTGCCGATTATCAGAAGATTCGATACTCGGAGATTGATGCGATTGCGAATCCTAGTACCAATCAGGCTCAGTTTGGGGCTGATGGTGGTCCCGGATTTGGCTGGGACGACGTGAACATCTTCAAGTTCGGTGCCCAGATCGATGGGGGCAACGGCTGGACCTGGCGGGTCGGTTATAACCGTGGCGAAAACCCGATCAGTTCTGAAGATGTGATGTTGAACATCCTGGCTCCGGCCGTAATGACCGATCACTTCACTGCCGGTTTCACCCGCGAGTTCGGCCAGCACGAGATCAACTTCGCGGCGATGTATGCGCCGACTCAACGTGTGCGTGGTCAGGATATTACGGGTATGGCGGGTCAGGATATCGAGATCGAAATGCGCCAGTACGAGCTCGAGATCGGGTACGCGTACCGCTTCTGA
- a CDS encoding NAD(P)/FAD-dependent oxidoreductase codes for MLPEKVDVLVVGLGPGGASAARVCAAAGLSVLAVERNKAFGEPVQCAEFIPNPMGAYARAEGVLLQRIDSMQSFLPSGTVEHSDFPGLMVDRGEFDRAIIQAAQANGAQLVTSTPLQRVDAERHVATVKHQGQEHRVEYRVLIAADGPHSPVAESLGLPALPVVQTRQYTVPLKKPYTATDVWLSDDYPGGYAWLFPKGEWANLGLGADKRIDNDMKTPLESLHVQLVEQGLLGEEIRHRTGGAIPVGGLRDSLYQGDVLFVGDAGGFTHPITGAGIAAAVVSGEAAGEAAIGHLEGDAEAFDDYDEDMRDQYGPALERACKRRAFLNEHWRTPRAQEDATQRRGWIAFSEYFNDGDQAA; via the coding sequence ATGCTCCCCGAGAAGGTCGATGTCTTGGTCGTCGGTCTGGGGCCGGGCGGTGCCTCGGCGGCGCGTGTATGCGCGGCGGCCGGCCTGTCGGTCCTGGCGGTCGAGCGTAACAAGGCCTTCGGCGAGCCGGTACAGTGTGCCGAGTTCATCCCGAACCCGATGGGCGCCTATGCCCGGGCGGAGGGGGTCTTGCTGCAGCGCATCGACTCGATGCAGAGCTTCCTGCCCTCCGGCACCGTGGAGCATTCCGATTTCCCCGGCCTGATGGTGGATCGTGGGGAATTCGACCGGGCGATCATCCAGGCCGCGCAGGCCAATGGCGCGCAGCTGGTGACTTCGACCCCGCTGCAACGTGTGGATGCCGAGCGGCATGTGGCGACCGTGAAGCACCAGGGACAGGAGCACAGGGTCGAGTACCGTGTGCTGATCGCCGCCGATGGCCCGCATTCCCCGGTGGCCGAGTCCCTGGGCCTGCCCGCGTTGCCGGTCGTACAGACGCGGCAGTACACGGTGCCGCTGAAAAAGCCGTATACCGCGACCGATGTCTGGCTGTCGGACGATTACCCGGGTGGATACGCCTGGCTGTTCCCCAAGGGGGAGTGGGCGAACCTGGGACTGGGCGCGGACAAGCGCATCGACAACGATATGAAGACCCCGCTGGAATCCTTGCATGTCCAGCTCGTCGAGCAGGGGCTGCTGGGCGAGGAGATCCGTCACCGCACAGGCGGCGCGATCCCGGTCGGTGGCCTGCGCGACTCGCTGTACCAGGGCGATGTCCTGTTCGTGGGCGATGCCGGTGGGTTTACCCATCCAATCACCGGGGCCGGGATTGCCGCGGCGGTGGTGTCGGGCGAGGCGGCAGGGGAGGCCGCGATTGGCCATCTCGAGGGTGACGCCGAGGCCTTTGACGATTACGATGAGGACATGCGCGATCAGTACGGTCCGGCCCTGGAGCGCGCCTGCAAGCGCCGCGCGTTCCTGAATGAACACTGGCGGACGCCGCGGGCGCAGGAAGACGCCACGCAGCGCCGCGGATGGATTGCTTTTTCCGAGTATTTCAACGATGGTGACCAGGCCGCGTAG